The following is a genomic window from Polaribacter atrinae.
CCAGGTCATTTATTTTTATCTTAATGACTAAAAAGATATTTTTACTAATTAGAGAAACGACTTTCTCTTTTCAATTACTTGAATAAAAAACTTCACATTTCTATGAAGTTTTCTAATTTTTTGTGACCGGGCTGGGGCTCGAACCCAGGACCCTCTCCTTAAAAGGGAGATGCTCTACCAACTGAGCTACCAGGTCAATATATTTGCTTTTAAGCGGCTGCAAAGATATACTTTATTTTAGATAAAACAAATCTATTTATATTTTTTTTCATTTAAATATGCTTCTCTTACTTTCTTAAATAAATTAGAAGAATACACAAAGTCTACAACTGCTTCATTATCAGTTTTAAATATATCTTCACTGGTACCTTCCCAAGCTTTTTGACCTTCTTTTAAAAAAATTATTTTTTCTCCAATTTCCATGACAGAATTCATATCATGTGTATTAATTACGGTTGTAATTTTATATTCATCTGTAATTTCTTGAATTAAATTATCAATTACAATTGCAGTTCTTGGATCTAAACCAGAGTTTGGTTCATCACAAAAAAGGTATTTAGGGTTCATAACAATTGCTCTAGCAATAGCAACTCTTTTCTGCATACCTCCAGATAGTTCTGCTGGTAACTTTTTATTAGAATTTTCTAGATTAACTCTATTTAAAACAAAATTTACGCGCTCTAGCATTTCTGCTTGCGATTGATCTGTAAACATTTTTAATGGAAACATTACATTCTCTTCTACCGTTTGAGAATCGAATAATGCACTTCCTTGAAAAACCATACCAATTTCTTGCCTCCATTGCTGCTTTTCATTTTCTGTAAATTTGGTATTTATTCTACCATCAAAAGAAATAGTTCCTTCTTCTGGTGTATGCAAACCTATTAAAGATTTAATAAAAACCGTTTTACCAGAACCACTTTCTCCAATTATTAAACTGGTTTCTCCCGGAAG
Proteins encoded in this region:
- a CDS encoding ABC transporter ATP-binding protein codes for the protein MIEVDNLHKGFGEVKVLKGITATFLPGETSLIIGESGSGKTVFIKSLIGLHTPEEGTISFDGRINTKFTENEKQQWRQEIGMVFQGSALFDSQTVEENVMFPLKMFTDQSQAEMLERVNFVLNRVNLENSNKKLPAELSGGMQKRVAIARAIVMNPKYLFCDEPNSGLDPRTAIVIDNLIQEITDEYKITTVINTHDMNSVMEIGEKIIFLKEGQKAWEGTSEDIFKTDNEAVVDFVYSSNLFKKVREAYLNEKKYK